The genomic region TGATCAGTGCTAAATTGAATTCTCTCTCAAGCCTTTCCTGTACAATTTCCATATGAAGGAGGCCAAGATAACCTACCCGGAAACCAAATCCCAATGCAGCAGAATTTTCTCTTTCAAAGGTAAGAGCAGAGTCGTTTAACTTTAGTTTTTCGATGGCATCCACAAGAGCATCAAAGTCTTCTCCGTTAATAGGAAAAAGTCCTGCAAATACCATAGGTTTTGCATCTTTAAATCCTTTGACATCTTCTGCCGTTTGTCTATTGGCATGAGTGATGGTGTCCCCGGTCTTGGCATCTCCCATCTTTTTCATACCGGCAACGACGTAACCTACATCCCCGGCTTGTAATTCCTCTGCCGAAACCATAGAAAGGCGATTGATTCCGACTTCCGTCACAGTAAACTGGCGACCAATGTTCATCATATGGATCATTTCGCCCTTGCGGAGTTTCCCATCATACAAACGCACTTTGGCTACCACACCCATATAGGTATCAAAGAAGGAATCATAAATCAATGCTTTCAGAGGAGCATCCACATCACCCACCGGTGGTGGAAGTAAATAACAAATGGCTTCGAGTACGTCCTGTACATTCAGTCCTGTTTTTGCAGAAATGGGGATGGCTTCATCGGGATTGAGCCCGAGAGACTCTTCAATCATTAGTTTACATTTGTCAATATCGGCGGAAGGAAGATCGATTTTATTAATAACGGGAATTATGCGAAGATCGAGATCCATCGCCAAATATAGGTTCGCTAAGGTTTGGGCTTCTACCCCTTGGCTTGCATCTACAATGAGTAAAACCCCTTCGCAGGCAGCCAGAGACCGAGACACTTCGTACGTAAAGTCTACGTGGCCCGGAGTATCAATTAAATTCAGGTGATAGACATTCCCATCTTTCGCATGGTAATCAAAGGAAGCATTGTTTGCTTTGATGGTGATCCCACGTTCTCTTTCGATATCCATGGAATCGAGGATTTGGTCTTTTTTTGTCCTTTGGTCGGTGACAAGACCAATCTCAAGCAAACGATCCGCCAGAGTGGATTTTCCATGGTCGACATGGGCGATGATGGAAAAATTGCGGGTGAATTTTTGGCGTTCGTTCACGGTTCCCTCTTCTTTTTAAGTCATTTTCCTGGAACTAGGCTCTTTGTCGAAAAAGTTTATTGTCAGAGGCTTAAAATTCCTAAGACTGGGAGGAAATTATCCCTTAGGAGAAACAATTCCCGATGTCCCAAAAAGATAGCATTCGTTCCGTCAAAGCCCGTGAAATCATGGATTCCAGAGGAAATCCAACCGTTGAAGTGGATGTCACTCTTGAAGACGGTTCTTTTGGTCGTGCGGCGGTTCCTTCTGGTGCATCGACAGGCGAACATGAAGCCGTAGAACTTCGTGACGGCGATAAAAAAAGATACTCCGGAAAAGGTGTACTGAAAGCCGTAGAAAATGTAAATTCTAAAATTTCTAAATCCATCTTAGGCCTTTCGGCAACCAACCAACTTCTTATTGATGGAACCATGATCGCTCTCGATGGAACAGCCAATAAATCTAAGTTAGGTGCCAATGCCCTTCTCGGTGTTTCCATGGCAGTTGCGAAAGCCGCAAGCGTTCATACTGGTCTTCCACTTTACCGTTATATTGGTGGAACTTTTGCTCGTGAACTTCCCGTTCCCATGATGAATATCATCAATGGTGGTGCTCACGCAGACAACAATATCGACTTCCAAGAATTTATGATCTTACCTGTTTCGGCACCGAATTTCCGCGAAGCCCTGCGTATGGGTGCTGAAGTTTTCCATAGCCTAAAGTCCGTTTTGAAAGGAAAAGGTCTGAATACCGCTGTCGGTGACGAAGGGGGTTTTGCTCCTAACCTAACCAGTAATAGTGAAGCCATAGAAGTGATCCTCACTGCGATTGAAAAGGCTGGATACAAACCAGACCTAGACATCAAAATTGGTTTGGACTGCGCTGCCTCCGAGTTCTACGATGAGAAGAAAAAGAAGTATGTCCTGAAAGCTGAGAAAAAACCAGAAAAGACTGCCGAAGAACTCGTAGAATACTACTCAAATTTAGTGTCCAAGTATCCGATCATTACCATGGAAGACGGTCTGGATGAAAACGATTGGTCCGGCTGGAAAAAACTTTCCGATAAACTCGGGAAAAAGATCCAACTTGTGGGGGATGATTTGTTCGTAACCAATATCAAAAAACTCGCCCAAGGGATCGATAAAGGGATTGGTAACTCCATTCTCATCAAAGTGAACCAAATCGGGACTCTCACGGAAACCCTGAGTGCCATTGAAATGGCGAAAAAAGCGCAGTATACTGCGGTTGTTTCCCATAGATCTGGAGAAACGGAAGATGCGACGATTTCGCATATTGCCGTGGCAACCAATTCTGGTCAGATCAAAACAGGATCTTTAAGTCGAACGGACAGGATCGCAAAATACAACGAACTCCTTCGCATCGAAGAAGAACTTGGAAAAAATGCGACTTATAGCGGAGTAAATACTTTTTACAACTTAAGGTAATATGACACCAACGAAAGCCTCTCTTCTTGTAACATATATTTGTGCAGGTCTCTATCTTGGACTTTTGTCCGAGTCAGGGATTGCTGAACGTATGCGCCTTGAGAAAGAATTACAAAATCTCAATGCAGAGGTGGAGAGGCTTGTGGTAGAAAACCAAGGGTTGGAAGAAAAAGAACGCCGCCTAAAAAATGACGCCTATGCCTTAGAACAGGAAGCAAGGAAATACTATCTTCTTTCTGAAACGGCGCATGTATTGAAATTTGAAGAAATGCCTTCTTCCCCTGTCTCACAAAAATCAAAAACCCTACCTGCGGGTCTACGAACAGCGGGCCTCAGCGGGGAATGGAAAGAGCCCCCACTCTTTTTATTACGTTTCTTTTTTATTTCTTTCAGTGTTT from Leptospira brenneri harbors:
- the eno gene encoding phosphopyruvate hydratase, translated to MSQKDSIRSVKAREIMDSRGNPTVEVDVTLEDGSFGRAAVPSGASTGEHEAVELRDGDKKRYSGKGVLKAVENVNSKISKSILGLSATNQLLIDGTMIALDGTANKSKLGANALLGVSMAVAKAASVHTGLPLYRYIGGTFARELPVPMMNIINGGAHADNNIDFQEFMILPVSAPNFREALRMGAEVFHSLKSVLKGKGLNTAVGDEGGFAPNLTSNSEAIEVILTAIEKAGYKPDLDIKIGLDCAASEFYDEKKKKYVLKAEKKPEKTAEELVEYYSNLVSKYPIITMEDGLDENDWSGWKKLSDKLGKKIQLVGDDLFVTNIKKLAQGIDKGIGNSILIKVNQIGTLTETLSAIEMAKKAQYTAVVSHRSGETEDATISHIAVATNSGQIKTGSLSRTDRIAKYNELLRIEEELGKNATYSGVNTFYNLR
- a CDS encoding FtsB family cell division protein, whose product is MTPTKASLLVTYICAGLYLGLLSESGIAERMRLEKELQNLNAEVERLVVENQGLEEKERRLKNDAYALEQEARKYYLLSETAHVLKFEEMPSSPVSQKSKTLPAGLRTAGLSGEWKEPPLFLLRFFFISFSVFLILGVYFKLKRLHPMSNDKRLN
- the lepA gene encoding translation elongation factor 4; amino-acid sequence: MNERQKFTRNFSIIAHVDHGKSTLADRLLEIGLVTDQRTKKDQILDSMDIERERGITIKANNASFDYHAKDGNVYHLNLIDTPGHVDFTYEVSRSLAACEGVLLIVDASQGVEAQTLANLYLAMDLDLRIIPVINKIDLPSADIDKCKLMIEESLGLNPDEAIPISAKTGLNVQDVLEAICYLLPPPVGDVDAPLKALIYDSFFDTYMGVVAKVRLYDGKLRKGEMIHMMNIGRQFTVTEVGINRLSMVSAEELQAGDVGYVVAGMKKMGDAKTGDTITHANRQTAEDVKGFKDAKPMVFAGLFPINGEDFDALVDAIEKLKLNDSALTFERENSAALGFGFRVGYLGLLHMEIVQERLEREFNLALITTAPSVKFRITTTKDDVIEVDNPSKWPDPILIGKSEEPFVKATIIAPESYVGNIMSLVIEKRGIHMDTVYLSKDKLQLTYELPLAELIFEFYDKLKSYTKGYASLDYEEVGYRDSKLVRMDILVNGEPVDALSSIVHKSKAEERGRVIIEKLKDLIPRHQFMIPLQAAIGSKVVARESISALRKNVTAKCYGGDISRKKKLLEKQKEGKKRMKQIGNVEIPQEAFLSILKTGD